The following proteins come from a genomic window of Blastococcus sp. HT6-30:
- a CDS encoding TIGR02679 family protein: protein MTAADLPPQLRDYLAHPALAPLWTAVRRRLEGNRLAVTGAVSVDLDDAAAGRLSGLLGGHPVRPGRPRIRLETLDAALRRSIAGSGLISVLTALGGPLTDRAATRDRRQQAQAQLWSQMDAGLAAAGLAEAGWVPAYLEGVRRAGLLTRAGADAATAIEHAVRALQQLAPGTILTGAEEPTEPRRELAELAGAVTGDAHGLDDDRIASALVLRAASAAAGDPAPSSAAERRAGWDRLGVTTDQVSGTVLVWGLRPPGPHRWAALMGERADLGLATHLTLQELRAMAGQPVAVAGQRVHACENPQVLQAAARAGVLGPLVCFAGNPAAAGLQMLGRLLADGVEVAYHGDFDWPGIRITGRLLQRGAVPWRMGAADYDDAIRGLDPGTGLALSGSPADTPWDPALGARMRHVGVAAHEESLLPTLLQDLL, encoded by the coding sequence ATGACCGCAGCCGACCTGCCGCCGCAGCTGCGCGACTATCTGGCTCATCCCGCCCTCGCCCCGCTGTGGACCGCAGTCCGCCGCCGGCTGGAGGGCAACCGGCTCGCCGTCACCGGCGCCGTGTCGGTCGACCTGGACGACGCCGCCGCCGGCCGGCTATCCGGGCTGCTCGGCGGGCACCCGGTCCGGCCCGGCCGGCCGCGCATCCGGCTCGAGACCCTCGACGCGGCCTTGCGCCGCTCCATCGCCGGCTCCGGCCTGATCTCGGTGCTGACCGCGCTCGGCGGTCCCCTCACCGACCGCGCCGCCACCCGCGACCGGCGGCAGCAGGCGCAGGCGCAGCTGTGGTCGCAGATGGACGCCGGCCTGGCCGCCGCAGGGCTGGCTGAAGCGGGCTGGGTCCCGGCCTACCTCGAGGGCGTCCGCCGCGCCGGGCTGCTGACCCGCGCTGGCGCCGACGCCGCCACCGCGATCGAGCACGCCGTCCGCGCCCTGCAGCAGTTGGCGCCCGGCACGATCCTCACCGGCGCCGAAGAGCCCACCGAGCCGCGCCGGGAGCTGGCCGAACTCGCTGGCGCGGTGACCGGCGACGCGCACGGGCTGGATGACGACCGAATCGCATCCGCGCTCGTGCTCCGCGCGGCCTCGGCGGCCGCCGGTGACCCGGCGCCGTCGTCGGCCGCCGAGCGCCGCGCCGGGTGGGACCGGTTGGGCGTGACCACAGACCAGGTGTCGGGCACCGTCCTGGTCTGGGGCCTACGGCCCCCCGGGCCGCACCGGTGGGCGGCGCTCATGGGAGAGCGGGCCGATCTGGGCCTGGCGACCCACCTGACCCTGCAGGAGCTCCGCGCGATGGCCGGGCAACCGGTCGCCGTCGCCGGGCAGCGGGTCCACGCCTGCGAGAACCCGCAGGTGCTGCAGGCAGCGGCCCGGGCCGGCGTGCTCGGACCACTGGTCTGCTTCGCCGGGAACCCAGCCGCGGCCGGGCTGCAGATGCTGGGGCGACTCCTCGCCGACGGCGTCGAAGTGGCCTACCACGGCGACTTCGACTGGCCGGGGATCCGCATCACCGGCCGGCTGCTGCAGCGTGGCGCGGTGCCGTGGCGCATGGGCGCCGCCGACTACGACGACGCCATCCGCGGACTCGATCCCGGCACCGGGCTGGCGCTGTCCGGGTCGCCGGCCGACACCCCGTGGGACCCGGCGCTCGGCGCGCGGATGCGCCACGTCGGGGTCGCCGCGCACGAGGAGTCCCTGCTCCCAACGCTGCTCCAGGACCTCCTGTGA